One window from the genome of Pseudonocardia hierapolitana encodes:
- a CDS encoding ABC transporter ATP-binding protein, whose amino-acid sequence MNAVQLAGVQKRFGDVHALDGIDLEIAAGEFVSLIGPSGCGKSTLLRVVADLEQPTSGSVLVGGKTPYQARLDQDYGIAFQQAGLLEWRSVVENVELPLHVHGVDKAKRRTRATELLELVGLAEFAGSRPSELSGGMQQRVAIARALAPSPRLLLMDEPFGALDEMTRERMQAELLRIARETDAAVLFVTHSIPEAVVLSDRVVVMSPRPGRITEVVTGERPGPDEDVDDVRESGAFFAAITTVREALRKGHA is encoded by the coding sequence ATGAACGCCGTGCAGCTCGCGGGGGTCCAGAAGCGGTTCGGGGACGTCCACGCCCTGGACGGCATCGACCTGGAGATCGCCGCGGGCGAGTTCGTCTCGCTGATCGGGCCGTCCGGGTGTGGGAAGTCCACCCTGCTGCGCGTGGTCGCCGACCTGGAGCAGCCCACGTCGGGAAGCGTGCTGGTCGGCGGGAAGACCCCGTACCAGGCACGGCTGGACCAGGACTACGGGATCGCCTTCCAGCAGGCCGGGCTCCTGGAGTGGCGCAGCGTCGTCGAGAACGTCGAGCTGCCCCTGCACGTCCACGGGGTCGACAAGGCGAAGCGCCGGACGCGGGCCACCGAGCTGCTGGAACTCGTCGGGCTGGCCGAGTTCGCGGGCTCGCGTCCGAGCGAGCTGTCCGGGGGCATGCAGCAGCGCGTGGCGATCGCCCGCGCGCTCGCGCCCAGCCCGCGCCTGCTGCTGATGGACGAGCCGTTCGGCGCGCTCGACGAGATGACCCGGGAGCGGATGCAGGCCGAGCTGCTGCGCATCGCGCGGGAGACCGACGCCGCCGTCCTGTTCGTCACGCACTCGATCCCCGAGGCCGTCGTGCTGTCCGACCGCGTGGTCGTGATGTCCCCGCGCCCCGGGCGGATCACCGAGGTCGTCACCGGGGAGCGCCCGGGCCCCGACGAGGACGTCGACGACGTCCGCGAGTCGGGCGCGTTCTTCGCCGCGATCACGACCGTGCGCGAGGCGCTGCGCAAGGGGCACGCGTGA
- a CDS encoding ABC transporter permease, whose product MTRVVPGAAGVEAGPRRGPRGFAAVWPPVVFGLGLLVVWELVVRIAGVPAFLLPAPSAIAEQVGAQLPVILSTTAVTGGNALIGLVAGFVLGVALALLAARSRIFGELATPIVLAASAVPIVALAPVFTTMYGSATEIPRRLVVTVVVTVPVFVATARGLRQVQPVHAELMTALAASPWQHARFVRLPGAVPYIMTGLRLAAPAAVIASIVAEYFGGLQNGLGSRITSAAANTAYARAWAFVAASIALGLLFHFAGLLIERLVTRGRTA is encoded by the coding sequence GTGACCCGGGTCGTGCCGGGTGCCGCCGGGGTCGAGGCCGGCCCGCGGCGCGGTCCCCGCGGGTTCGCGGCCGTGTGGCCGCCGGTCGTGTTCGGGCTCGGCCTGCTGGTGGTGTGGGAGCTGGTCGTCCGGATCGCCGGGGTGCCGGCCTTCCTGCTGCCCGCGCCGAGCGCGATCGCCGAGCAGGTCGGCGCCCAGCTCCCGGTGATCCTCTCCACGACCGCGGTCACCGGCGGCAACGCCCTCATCGGTCTCGTGGCCGGCTTCGTGCTCGGCGTGGCGCTGGCGCTGCTGGCCGCTCGGTCGCGGATCTTCGGGGAGCTGGCCACGCCGATCGTGCTGGCCGCGAGCGCCGTCCCGATCGTCGCGCTCGCACCCGTCTTCACCACGATGTACGGCTCGGCCACCGAGATCCCGCGCCGGCTGGTGGTGACGGTCGTGGTCACGGTGCCGGTCTTCGTCGCGACCGCGCGCGGGCTGCGGCAGGTGCAGCCCGTGCACGCCGAGCTCATGACGGCCCTCGCCGCCAGCCCGTGGCAGCACGCGCGGTTCGTCCGGCTGCCCGGTGCCGTGCCGTACATCATGACGGGGCTGCGGCTCGCCGCCCCGGCCGCGGTGATCGCCTCGATCGTCGCCGAGTACTTCGGCGGCCTGCAGAACGGGCTCGGCAGCCGCATCACCTCGGCCGCCGCCAACACCGCCTACGCCCGCGCGTGGGCCTTCGTCGCCGCCTCGATCGCACTGGGGCTGCTGTTCCACTTTGCCGGGCTGCTCATCGAGCGCCTGGTGACCCGCGGTCGTACCGCCTGA
- a CDS encoding ABC transporter substrate-binding protein, which translates to MPRSVIRRLALVAAFLVAVTACSVTPQGGGSAPPAEGPQQVRLQLQWFKQGQFAGYIAAVEQGFYAERGLDVEILEGGVDIVPQTVLAQGQADFAIAWVPKALASREQGAGITDVAQIFQRSGTYQVAFADKGITTPADLKGKKVGNWGFGNEFELFAGMTKAGLTPATDVTLVQQQFDMQALLSGEIDAAQAMSYNEYAQVLEATNPATGQLYQPSDFSVIDWNETGTAMLQDAIWASTERLQDPAYQDLTTRFIAGSLEGWAYCRDNVESCRDMVVAAGSTLGASHQLWQVNEVNKLIWPSPDGAGSIDEAAWTQTVQVARTAVNADGQTVLTRDPDAEAHTNTYVQRALDQLRGEGVDVTGEGYQPIEVTLNPGGA; encoded by the coding sequence ATGCCTCGCTCGGTCATCCGCCGCCTCGCCCTGGTGGCTGCGTTCCTCGTGGCGGTCACCGCCTGCAGCGTCACCCCACAAGGCGGCGGCAGCGCGCCACCCGCTGAGGGCCCGCAGCAGGTGCGGCTGCAGCTGCAGTGGTTCAAGCAGGGCCAGTTCGCCGGCTACATCGCGGCCGTCGAGCAGGGCTTCTACGCCGAGCGCGGGCTGGACGTGGAGATCCTGGAGGGCGGGGTCGACATCGTCCCGCAGACCGTCCTCGCGCAGGGCCAGGCCGACTTCGCGATCGCATGGGTGCCGAAGGCGCTCGCCTCGCGCGAGCAGGGCGCGGGGATCACCGACGTCGCCCAGATCTTCCAGCGGTCGGGCACCTACCAGGTGGCGTTCGCGGACAAGGGGATCACGACGCCCGCCGACCTCAAGGGCAAGAAGGTCGGCAACTGGGGCTTCGGCAACGAGTTCGAGCTGTTCGCCGGCATGACGAAGGCCGGGCTCACGCCCGCCACGGACGTCACCCTGGTGCAGCAGCAGTTCGACATGCAGGCGCTGCTCTCCGGAGAGATCGACGCCGCCCAGGCCATGTCCTACAACGAGTACGCGCAGGTGCTGGAGGCCACCAACCCCGCGACGGGCCAGCTCTACCAGCCGAGCGACTTCTCCGTGATCGACTGGAACGAGACCGGCACCGCCATGCTGCAGGACGCCATCTGGGCCAGCACCGAGCGGCTTCAGGACCCGGCCTACCAGGACCTCACCACCCGGTTCATCGCAGGCTCCCTCGAGGGCTGGGCGTACTGCCGGGACAACGTCGAGTCGTGCCGGGACATGGTCGTCGCCGCGGGTTCCACGCTCGGCGCGAGCCACCAGCTGTGGCAGGTCAACGAGGTGAACAAGCTGATCTGGCCGTCGCCGGACGGCGCGGGTTCGATCGACGAGGCGGCGTGGACCCAGACCGTCCAGGTGGCGCGCACCGCGGTCAACGCCGACGGGCAGACCGTGCTCACCCGCGACCCCGACGCAGAGGCCCACACCAACACCTACGTGCAGCGGGCCCTCGACCAGCTGCGGGGCGAGGGCGTCGACGTCACCGGCGAGGGCTACCAGCCGATCGAGGTCACGCTCAACCCCGGCGGGGCATAG
- a CDS encoding GNAT family N-acetyltransferase — protein sequence MRAPTLTDGAVTLRAHTAADLDGLLAFARDPETARWTRIPHPYGPADARRWIEETVPAGWRDGTAARWVVEAEGRFAGNVDVHRGTPPFVGYGLVPAARGRGLMSRALRLAARWAFEQAGLPVLHWWAQAGNLASWRVAHACGFTFEGTRRLALPRRDGLADGWFASLTPDEEMAPRTTWWPVPELVGERVRLRQHTDADVPRIVEACSDPRTRHWLATLPHPYTEDTARDFVMDCRLAESLGQKVTWAVADPVDDRLLANVSVFRLDDPMNPTGGEIAYWAHPDARGRGVVGEAVDLVVAHTFTPRERGGLGRHRLQIGASRDNTASRHVAERAGFTLVGEVHQDGVVGVGADRTVDDGVWYELLAPRTS from the coding sequence GTGCGAGCGCCGACACTGACCGATGGGGCGGTGACCCTGCGGGCCCACACCGCCGCCGACCTGGACGGCCTGCTGGCGTTCGCCCGCGATCCGGAGACCGCCCGCTGGACGCGCATCCCGCACCCCTACGGCCCGGCCGACGCGCGCCGGTGGATCGAGGAGACGGTTCCCGCGGGGTGGCGCGACGGCACGGCGGCGCGCTGGGTGGTGGAGGCGGAAGGACGGTTCGCCGGCAACGTGGACGTCCACCGGGGTACGCCACCGTTCGTCGGTTACGGGCTCGTCCCGGCTGCGCGCGGGCGTGGCCTCATGTCGAGGGCGCTGCGGCTGGCGGCCCGCTGGGCGTTCGAGCAGGCCGGGCTGCCGGTGCTGCACTGGTGGGCGCAGGCGGGCAACCTCGCGTCGTGGCGGGTGGCGCACGCGTGCGGCTTCACGTTCGAGGGCACCCGGCGCCTGGCCCTGCCCCGCCGCGACGGCCTCGCCGACGGCTGGTTCGCCTCGCTCACCCCCGACGAGGAGATGGCGCCCCGCACCACCTGGTGGCCGGTGCCCGAGCTGGTGGGCGAGCGGGTGCGGCTGCGCCAGCACACCGATGCGGACGTGCCCCGCATCGTCGAGGCGTGCAGTGACCCGCGTACCCGGCACTGGCTGGCCACGCTGCCGCACCCGTACACCGAGGACACCGCGCGGGACTTCGTGATGGACTGCCGGCTCGCCGAGTCACTCGGGCAGAAGGTCACCTGGGCGGTCGCCGACCCCGTCGACGACCGGCTGCTCGCCAACGTCTCCGTCTTCCGGCTCGACGACCCGATGAACCCCACCGGCGGGGAGATCGCTTACTGGGCCCACCCGGACGCGCGCGGGCGCGGCGTGGTCGGCGAGGCCGTCGACCTCGTCGTCGCGCACACGTTCACGCCGCGCGAGCGGGGCGGGCTCGGCCGCCACCGGCTGCAGATCGGCGCGTCTCGGGACAACACGGCGAGCAGGCACGTCGCGGAGCGGGCCGGCTTCACCCTGGTCGGGGAGGTGCACCAGGACGGCGTCGTCGGCGTCGGTGCGGACCGCACGGTCGACGACGGTGTCTGGTACGAGCTGCTGGCGCCCCGGACGTCCTGA
- a CDS encoding arylamine N-acetyltransferase → MPPALSDPDRIRRLEPPAQGARLSVVLDTDTFNEIDDQFALAYALLSPDRLDLQAVYAAPFCNDATDPATGMRQSYDEILRVLERFDRRPDGFVFTGSERWLTDAGAPVPSAAAEDLVARARRQGDDEVLYVVAIGAPTNVSSALLAAPDIAGKIVVVWLGGNPTTWPKANEYNLEQDVAASRVLLDSGVPLVYVPCVNVTEHLTTTLAEIDAFVRPTGPVGAYLAGIFEAYYDDHFARSKVIWDVGAVAWLVDPEWTPSALVHSPVLTSEGTWSHDPRRHLIREMRQLDRDAIFGDLFTKLRDAGAASGRMGGMSTAAGTDTGLAAYLDRIGVADVTSPDLPTLHRIIAGHTRSIAFENLDAFTGREIALDPDALAAKLVHGGRGGWCFEQNLLLRGALDAVGYTTTCLAARVMWGRPPDAPPVPRSHMLLRVDLPEGPHLVDVGFGGLTLTGVLALEPDVEQATPHEPFRLVSAERAGYVMQARVGGQWRPLYWFDLTEQLLADYEVSNWYLCHHPRSHFLSGIMAARPEPDRRYALGSTSLAVHHLDGPTERRTLESPAEIRKVLEETFLIDTSGLPDLETALARLFQDR, encoded by the coding sequence ATGCCCCCAGCGCTCAGCGACCCGGACCGGATCCGTCGGCTCGAGCCGCCCGCGCAGGGCGCGCGGCTGTCGGTGGTGCTCGACACCGACACGTTCAACGAGATCGACGACCAGTTCGCGCTCGCCTACGCGTTGCTGTCACCGGACCGGCTCGACCTGCAGGCGGTCTACGCGGCGCCGTTCTGCAACGACGCGACCGACCCCGCGACGGGCATGCGCCAGAGCTACGACGAGATCCTCCGGGTGCTGGAGCGGTTCGACCGGCGGCCCGACGGCTTCGTGTTCACCGGGTCCGAGCGGTGGCTGACCGACGCTGGCGCGCCGGTCCCGAGCGCGGCGGCCGAGGATCTCGTCGCGAGGGCCAGGCGGCAGGGTGACGACGAGGTGCTGTACGTGGTCGCGATCGGGGCCCCGACCAACGTCTCGTCGGCGCTGCTGGCCGCGCCGGACATCGCCGGGAAGATCGTCGTGGTGTGGCTCGGCGGGAACCCGACCACCTGGCCGAAGGCGAACGAGTACAACCTCGAGCAGGACGTGGCGGCCTCCCGCGTCCTGCTCGACTCCGGCGTCCCGCTCGTGTACGTGCCGTGCGTCAACGTGACCGAGCACCTGACCACCACGCTCGCCGAGATCGACGCGTTCGTCCGGCCGACCGGACCGGTCGGCGCGTACCTCGCGGGGATCTTCGAGGCCTACTACGACGACCACTTCGCCCGCTCGAAGGTCATCTGGGACGTCGGTGCGGTGGCGTGGCTCGTCGACCCGGAGTGGACGCCGAGCGCGCTGGTGCACAGCCCGGTGCTCACCTCCGAGGGGACCTGGAGCCACGACCCGCGGCGGCACCTGATCCGCGAGATGCGGCAGCTGGATCGGGACGCGATCTTCGGTGACCTGTTCACGAAGCTGCGTGACGCGGGCGCGGCGTCCGGGAGGATGGGGGGCATGAGCACCGCTGCCGGGACCGACACCGGCCTCGCCGCCTACCTCGACCGGATCGGCGTCGCCGACGTCACCAGTCCGGACCTCCCGACGCTGCACCGCATCATCGCAGGTCACACGCGGTCGATCGCGTTCGAGAACCTCGACGCGTTCACCGGCCGGGAGATCGCCCTCGACCCGGACGCCCTCGCCGCGAAGCTCGTGCACGGCGGCCGCGGCGGGTGGTGCTTCGAGCAGAACCTGCTGCTGCGCGGCGCCCTCGACGCGGTCGGCTACACCACCACCTGCCTCGCGGCGCGGGTGATGTGGGGCCGCCCGCCGGACGCACCGCCGGTGCCCCGCAGCCACATGTTGCTGCGCGTCGACCTGCCGGAGGGGCCCCACCTCGTCGACGTCGGCTTCGGCGGTCTCACGCTCACCGGCGTGCTGGCGCTGGAACCGGACGTCGAGCAGGCCACCCCGCACGAGCCGTTCCGGCTGGTGTCGGCCGAGCGGGCCGGGTACGTCATGCAGGCACGGGTGGGCGGACAGTGGCGGCCGCTGTACTGGTTCGACCTCACCGAGCAGCTCCTGGCCGACTACGAGGTGTCGAACTGGTACCTCTGCCACCACCCGCGCTCGCACTTCCTGAGCGGGATCATGGCCGCCCGCCCGGAGCCCGACCGCCGGTACGCCCTGGGCAGCACGAGCCTCGCCGTGCACCACCTCGACGGCCCCACCGAGCGGCGCACGCTGGAGTCGCCCGCGGAGATCCGCAAGGTCCTCGAGGAGACGTTCCTGATCGACACCTCCGGCCTCCCCGACCTGGAGACGGCGCTCGCGCGCCTCTTCCAGGACCGCTGA
- the rnhA gene encoding ribonuclease HI: MPDRVVEIYTDGACSGNPGPGGWGAVLRYGTVEKELHGGDAGPTTNNRMELMAPIRALESLTRPVAVRIYTDSTYVRNGILSWLPRWKTNGWTTSARTPVKNADLWRRLDEAAARHQVEWHWVKGHAGHPENERADRLAVRGVAEVVAASGAAQAGS; this comes from the coding sequence GTGCCGGACCGCGTCGTGGAGATCTACACCGACGGCGCGTGCAGCGGGAATCCCGGCCCCGGCGGCTGGGGCGCGGTGCTGCGCTACGGCACCGTCGAGAAGGAGCTCCACGGCGGCGACGCCGGGCCGACCACCAACAACCGGATGGAGCTGATGGCCCCCATCCGGGCGCTCGAGTCGTTGACCCGGCCCGTCGCGGTCCGGATCTACACCGACAGCACCTACGTCCGCAACGGGATCCTCAGCTGGCTGCCCCGGTGGAAGACGAACGGCTGGACGACCTCGGCGCGGACCCCGGTGAAGAACGCCGACCTCTGGCGCAGGCTCGACGAGGCGGCGGCGCGGCACCAGGTCGAGTGGCACTGGGTGAAGGGCCACGCCGGGCACCCGGAGAACGAGCGCGCCGACCGGCTCGCCGTGCGCGGCGTGGCCGAGGTCGTCGCGGCGTCAGGAGCCGCGCAGGCGGGGTCGTAG
- a CDS encoding DUF309 domain-containing protein, producing MDIARDRDPAGRPRNSRPRDAAGRPLPRGAEGVERVPDDLVLTSDEGVTEAQRLIDAGLPFPAHDVLEAVWKSAPDAERELWRGLAQLAVGLTHAQRGNARGAAALLERAAHRIGCWAAPAPAGLDIAGLQAHAEDLARRIERDGLAGISEIDLRPRLRGS from the coding sequence GTGGACATCGCGCGCGACCGTGACCCGGCCGGACGCCCCCGCAACTCGCGACCCCGTGACGCGGCGGGGCGCCCGCTCCCCCGCGGCGCGGAGGGCGTCGAGCGGGTGCCCGACGACCTCGTGCTCACCTCCGACGAGGGCGTCACCGAGGCGCAGCGGCTGATCGACGCCGGCCTGCCGTTCCCGGCCCACGACGTGCTGGAGGCCGTCTGGAAGTCCGCGCCCGACGCCGAGCGCGAGCTCTGGCGCGGGCTCGCCCAGCTCGCCGTCGGCCTGACACATGCGCAGCGCGGCAACGCCCGGGGCGCCGCGGCACTGCTCGAACGCGCCGCGCACCGGATCGGCTGCTGGGCCGCCCCCGCACCCGCGGGCCTGGACATCGCGGGGCTCCAGGCGCACGCCGAGGACCTCGCCAGGCGGATCGAACGCGACGGCCTGGCAGGCATCTCCGAGATCGATCTACGACCCCGCCTGCGCGGCTCCTGA